Proteins encoded by one window of Gammaproteobacteria bacterium:
- a CDS encoding TIGR03087 family PEP-CTERM/XrtA system glycosyltransferase, with protein sequence MDKAKELLLLVHRIPYPPNKGDKIRSFNLLKHLAKSYRVHVGAFVDDAHDWRYQRDLETLCGEVGGEVRLLNLNPTTRKLKSLTALATGSSLTVPYYASPAMQGWVDGLLARRPIERVVVFSSPMAQFVSGPAYAALRRVIDFVDIDSDKWAQYARAKPWPLSWIYGREARTLFAFERKIADEFDASVFVTEDECALFRRLAPEVQARVNVAHNGVDTDYFSPQRDYPNPYPPAAKVLVFTGAMDYWANVDAVRWFAREIFPGIRARAEAAEFYIVGGRPTTEVQALGKLPGVTVTGAVQDIRPFMAHARAAVAPMRIARGVQNKVLEAMAMARPVLATPEAAEGIAARVGQDLWVESTPAGLQQQALQLLTGEAVELGSAARQCVLQGYGWATNLQRFSELLESTPPELENSLNDSAMQAVTS encoded by the coding sequence ATGGACAAGGCAAAGGAACTGCTATTGCTGGTACACCGGATTCCCTATCCGCCGAACAAGGGCGACAAGATCCGTTCGTTCAACCTGCTCAAGCATCTGGCGAAATCCTATCGCGTGCATGTCGGGGCGTTTGTGGATGACGCCCATGACTGGCGCTATCAGCGCGATCTGGAAACCCTGTGTGGAGAAGTCGGGGGCGAGGTTCGGCTGCTGAATCTGAACCCGACCACGCGCAAGCTGAAAAGCCTCACTGCCCTGGCCACCGGCAGCTCGCTGACGGTTCCCTATTATGCCAGCCCGGCCATGCAGGGCTGGGTCGACGGCTTGCTGGCCCGCCGGCCGATTGAGCGCGTGGTCGTGTTTTCCTCGCCCATGGCGCAATTTGTCTCCGGCCCGGCCTATGCCGCATTGCGGCGGGTGATCGATTTTGTGGATATCGACTCGGACAAATGGGCGCAATATGCCCGCGCCAAGCCCTGGCCGCTGAGCTGGATCTATGGCCGCGAGGCCCGCACCCTGTTCGCGTTCGAGCGCAAAATCGCCGATGAATTCGATGCCTCGGTGTTCGTCACCGAGGACGAGTGCGCGCTGTTTCGGCGGCTCGCGCCCGAGGTCCAGGCGCGCGTTAATGTCGCGCACAATGGCGTCGATACGGACTATTTTTCCCCGCAGCGCGATTATCCCAATCCCTATCCGCCTGCGGCAAAGGTGCTGGTGTTTACCGGCGCGATGGATTACTGGGCCAACGTGGATGCGGTGCGCTGGTTTGCCCGGGAGATCTTTCCCGGCATCCGCGCCCGCGCCGAGGCGGCGGAATTCTATATTGTCGGTGGCCGTCCCACGACGGAGGTACAGGCGCTGGGAAAACTGCCCGGCGTCACGGTGACCGGTGCCGTGCAGGATATCCGCCCCTTCATGGCCCACGCCCGGGCGGCGGTGGCGCCCATGCGCATTGCCCGTGGGGTACAGAATAAGGTGCTGGAGGCCATGGCCATGGCTCGGCCGGTGTTGGCGACGCCGGAGGCGGCCGAGGGCATTGCCGCCCGTGTGGGGCAGGATCTGTGGGTGGAGTCCACGCCCGCAGGACTGCAACAACAGGCACTACAGTTGCTGACAGGTGAGGCCGTCGAACTCGGTTCCGCCGCCCGGCAGTGCGTATTGCAGGGTTACGGCTGGGCGACCAATCTACAGCGCTTCAGCGAGCTGCTGGAGAGCACGCCCCCCGAGCTGGAAAACTCACTCAACGATTCGGCTATGCAGGCGGTAACATCATGA